The genomic segment TAGACCCAAACCAACACTTCAAAAGTGCATATGTTGGATTTaaacatttatattaatttatatacaaatcattatataatataatatatatcaacatctataacaaaaataaaataaaatcaaacatCGTATCTGTTCTTATTAAAATACTTATATACAAGTAAAATACTTAAATTATAAGTAATATATTTGTTACTAATTAAATTATAagtatacaaaaaataaataagtgttttgttttgttttaactAGATAGTTCCTTTTTATCACTCTTGATTATGATCTATATACCTGATTATACAAAATGGACaatattattttccaatttttttttttggggtaaatgaaattaatattaattttacccACTAGCTAATTTTCTTTAATATTATTGCTGTATCTATAAGTAATTGGATAATAGCATGATAAATGCAATTTAGTAATGTGATTCTTACATTTGTATGctgtaaataataatataattataacaaGTCAAATTTTCCTTATTAATTATATCatctaattaattataaattaatattaatgtTTGGACACGCACATCACTCTATTTTATAACTCTCTATTTTTCCCAattacaaaaacaaaattaaGCTCTAATTAATTACGCCTGCCTAAAGAACTAATTATGCCTTGTAATGCATGATCTCTATTTGTTAATTTTGTCATAATACACTGCCAAGAGAATTAAAATTAGAGTTTTTAGCATAAATTAATCCTCGCTCCCTGAGTTTTTTGTTATTTGGCAACTCAATCCCTTAGAAATTGTTTTTGACAATCAGCAAGTTCTTGTGAGttctaaaaataataacaatacaaGTCCTTTCAAGTTTTGTTTTGTAAATAATTATGACATTCTTATATACAcccaaatattaattttatgacAACCTCATCCTGTCCTGTATAGAAAAATTTGATTGCCGAAAACAAATATTTTGGGGGGACTGAATTGTCAAACAAGATGAAACTTGAGGATATTTATGCTAAAACCCCTAAAAAttgaaacataaaaataaataaaagaaaatgaaaggagagagagagagagagagttgattgGAGAGAGTGGGAGAGAAaagattatataaatatatttatattaatgggGGGAGAGAGAGGACAGGAGGACACACTCCAACTCCAAGTGCGCTAGTCACGCAGCTGTCATTCGGAATTACAAAGCCCACACCCACTCTTTTCCTCACAGCCAGCAAATCATCGTTAGCAGCTGTCGGATCggatccctctctctctctctcttttatattttttctgttttatttttaatttaattctcttctcttctcttctcttttaaCCAACCAACCAACCCAAAGCTCTGTATTTCTAACAGCTAACCCCCATATcaattcaaaacaaaataaaCACCAACACCAACACCAACACCAACACAATATAGCATCGTTAACTATATATTTCGGTTTTTGTTTTCTCTAGCTATACCTCTTTTTAAtctcttattaattctatataTGATTCTCTATACGGATCATCATATTACTTATTTTTAGGAGATAGGTTTAGAAAGAAAAAAGATAGATATATATGAGCATATATGGAGGAAGAGCAAGCAAATAACAAGAGTTTTAACAGATGGAATATTATTACTACTGTTAGTACTAAACGACAGTACCTATCATCACAGCTTAGGTATcaaagcagcagcagcagcagcaggtgAGGAGTTTTGATCGAATCGAATCGAATCGCGCCCAAAACGCAAGTTCCCATTTTGTCGTTTTGTCGATTATCATCAGTCTCAGTCGatatcatcaccatcatcatcatcatcatatggCACACGCACATTTTCGATCGCAGTTCGGAGACACGACCTTCACAAAAGTCTTCGTGGGTGGTCTTGCTTGGGAGACTCCCACCGATGAAATGCATAGATATTTCGAGCAGTTCGGGGAGATTCTCGAGGCTGTTATCATCACTGATAAGAATACCGGAAAATCTAAAGGATACGGATTCGTAAGTAGTAGTGATCTAGCTATAGCTCTTCATCATTCGttcccaaaaaaaaaagataatcgATTCAtattgtataaatttatatagatTTGAGAGTTTTTGATcgattgttatatatatatatggaaagtAGGTGACTTTCCGGGAGCCTGAATCGGCGAGAAGAGCTTGTGCGAACCCAAATCCGGTGATAGACGGAAGAAGAGCCAATTGTAATATCGCTTCCTTGGGGAGGCCCCGACCTTCGCCCCCACGAGGTCTTTCccttactttatttatttatttatttttatattattgtcttttatttctAACTTTTATTATTATGGCTGATATGATAGGATCAATTTGCAACTTTTTGGGATATTTTAAAACTTTTTCATATATCGAAGGAAATAATATgttaaataaatacataaatatttatatattattattataatatctcTTTGATTAagcttttgaaaaaaaaacccaCCTTATATTGTGACCGTTACATTAATATTGATAATTCTTAttctatttatatatgtatatatatatatatttataattgttgtatTGGAGCAGGAAGAAATAATCAAGGTGGGAGTCCCTTTCAAGGAGGGTCACCACAGGGTGCTGTACCAACCTATAGTGGAGTTCCAGCACCATTACCGCCACCACCTCCTCCACCTTCTCTAATTTATCAACCTTACGGGTAAGcctcaataaaataaaaataaaaataaaaataaaaataaaaataaaataaattattagtgACGTGGCCTTAGTAGTCAGCTGACTCAGCAACCTGTGTGTGGCCAGGTCAGCGCACGTGACCTCATCATGCTTAAATTATTTATTCCAAACCAAGTAATTATTGCAATTATCCTCGACTCTCTTcagtttaaaataaataaataaaaaattacttttttGGTTTGTGCAGTTTATTGAGATCAGTTGATGAAATATATGGAAATTAGAGTTTTGATCAATCGATCGATGTCATTTTCTAGGTTCCctgaattttttttcaaagtaCAGTTGGTATGTAATAGCTTTTTTAAGATAGCAATTATAAATAGTAAGAAATTGACATGGCGGTAATAGAGAGGTGGGGTTTGCTTATGCTGTCCTAATTAttggatatatatttatatatatattcgatATGGACCCACTAAATTGTggatatatatgtacatatatccAATCTTCTAGCTATAGCTACATATACACtcatctaataataataataataatatgtagATAAAACTTCTCTAACTTTGGATTTTAATTTCTAGGAGATAAGACAGAGAGATGTGTAGATTAAGTTACATGAATAGCAATAGGAAGACCAATCAAAATCAAatgatcattaaaaaaaaaaagcacattTTAAAGTGATTCTAAGCAAAAACCAATCTTTAATTGTACACATATAACCAATTTTGAAAGTCAATGATCGTTAGGTCTAACGATCTTATAGtgggaaaaaagaaaagaaagaatgaTAATAGTGGGTGTGGAAGTATATTATGTGCATCGTGGTGGTCCTCATCAATTATACATCTCAAGATCCTTTTTTTTCGATCTattatttattatgttaattaacctctattttttttcttaatttgtttgATTCAGTTCCAACTTATTATTATTAAAACTATATACATTTGTATATATTTTTGACATTGTATATACTAAAATTAAGTTTGTAATAATTAATCATCATGTATATCTAGCTATATGCAAATTCGTATACTTTTTCATATGgatataaattaataattatgTGTGCATgaagtatattaattaatatagttAATACAACATGTTCTAATAACGTACGCCAGTGGATTCAATTATCCTTCTATATGTtattataaatgtatatatacacCAAATCAATACACTGATCTCTCACCTATATCAATGTTGTCAGTCTCTGCAGTAATCACTGATCATCACGTCCACAAAAACCAGTGGTTGTTCTTTTTTTAATtcttacacacacacacacatatatatatatatgacatttcTGACCTATATATCTACCATCTTAATGTTTATTATATACAATAAATAGCAACTATACATAAACTAAATGTTATATACATACTCATTAATTATTTATCTCTGCAGCTACCCGACCTACACTCCAGCTGATTATGGATACCAGCAAGTAATAGTTAGCTACTCTTCTCTCTTAagcttttataaaaaatatattaaaaaggaaaaacaaatGTATGGTGTTccatttaatatgtatatattatgcTAAAGGGTATCATTGAATTGTCACAAACAGGCTCTTTATAACACACAATACCAACAAGCACAGTATTATAATCAGTTGTACGGAACGTCTTCATCTTCCGCCATGAATGCTCCATATTACTATGGCTATTCTTTTCAACCTCAACCTCAACCGGCTCAACCTACTAGAGGACCATCATTTTCGACACTACCgccgccgcagcagcagcagcgCATGGCGGCCGGACCACCTTCATATCTCTACTATCCAGCTCACATGGAAGCTAATGCATCATCGTACTCGGGCTACCCTAATCAATCATCACTACTCCAACCAAGGCATCCTTTTGCCTCTTCTCCCACTGGTAATTATTACTATTCTCACCCTATTATTGAATAATGTTCTTTTTTTTTGGGGGATATCAAACAATAATGCATGATACATATATGATATGTACAGacatatatagttatatataatacataacacaattatgtaaaattattaAGTATAGGAGGAAATTTTTGAGTGTATAAGATAGTGAGTGGGTCCACATGCCATGTGAAATGAGCTGTCTGGGGTTATATGGGGTGTGACCCGGGTAATAGGTCAAATACTGGAAAGTAGTGACAGACAAGGATAGAGAGAGTAAACTAATAGTGACTGCATGTGGTTTGATCAGTACTGTTTATGAGAAGATGATAATATTTGTTTGGTAGATTCTCAATAACATGCATATGCTAGCTGGGTCGACTTGGCTACAGCCTCTCTCCCCCGGCCCACATTAATAAATATTtccactaataataataataataataataattatatatatacatacaatgTGTGTGTATAAGTGCAAATATTTCTTCATGTACTGgccaataaatatatttatacaaaCAAAGTGGCTAAAACTAGAAACATCAATAATAATCAATAAGCATAGAATCTGCTATTTTAAGAATCGTATTGTTTGTCTTCTTTCaaactatatattatatatatatatttgctttCCTTGTGACATTTTATTTTAGTATAGATAATTAATAATATGAGAAGAGGAAGAATAATATCGAGTATATACTGTATATTCAGTCAGATTAAAACTCTTAGGTTTAATTATTCAATGATACTGAAAACATATGAATCATCAACTTTTCACGTTATCTTCTAATGATAACAAGGAACAACTAAATGCATGTGACGTTGCTTGGATCGACTTGTTCGCTAGATTACAAAATGAGGTGATAGAATATTGGAGTTATATTAGAAAGATGTGTATATATGttgtatgtatataaatatatatatatatatatatagaatctcACATTTCTAGAGCTATATACACAGCTTGTAAATTGTTATAGAAGATGTGTGTATATAGAAGCTACTATTCTAGAAATATTTACAGCATgtaataaatgtatatatatatttcttatattaatttatacAAGGTTTAGTTTAAATTTAATATATGTTGAGATGAGAACATGGTGTGGCAGAAACTGAACTCATGAGTAATGATGCATGTGTCATAAAAACATGCAGGACCATCTAACTAACCATTTGACCTTTCTGAATAATCTTAAATTCTCATACCTGCCTGGTTGTTGATCatcacatataattatatatatatataaatttcttCCCGCAATGTCATGATAGTTAGTTATCATTGGTTGTGAAATTAttaatagagagaagaaaagaaaaagtgaaCATGATGCGATCGATACCATTAATGCGTAGTTGATTGAAAAACACATAAAGATTAAAAGTGGAAGAATTGACAAGGAGTATTTatcatttttatatattttttatttcttactcatcatattatatatatttttgtctcaGAGCGGatttatatttaacaaataaCGAAAATAGGTATTTCTACTGCATTGAGATTGAGTATACAAACGTTTAGCATGGGGATGTAactatgattttattttttattttttttatagtgcTGATATCATAGTAGTTAGATTAGTCTATTGGTTCTTATGTAGTtcctacatttttttttatttaaactaaataaaaatctttttttttccgGCTTTATTATTAACCACTAAACTGAATTTTGGTGTCTACTTGGCAGATTCACAGAGTCAGCAGCATGCTTCAACGGAAACAGAAGCTGGAGTCAACAGTTCAGAAAGTCCTAATAATACCTAGCTAGAAGATATCTACCATTTTATACAAGCCGGGTTAAAATGTAAAATAATTTCGTTAAAAATCATCAttcaatttcattttattttcgtCTCTTTATTTTATTCTCGATCAGGATCAGCATTttattattactactattactattattattatataaaattctTTGGGGTCCAAAGCTGTAACATTTTGGCGAATTCTGTTTAAAGTTACTTGGGACCTGTACCTTCTCACATTCACAGCTTTGACCAGAAAAGATAATCtaattaatttctttaattatgtcattttttctttattctttttgGTGGTAAAGAAAATATGACTAACTTTCTATTTTCAGCCACgttcttaatatatatatatatataatcaataatTCTTAACTTTCTATATTGTCCCAAATTAACATTCTATATTGTCCAAATTTATGAAATCGTACGCATCATTGATCAGGGCATTAATTTAATGTGTAGAGGGATAATCAGGgagttaattatttttttttccacaattagaaataattaatttttgaaatagcAGGAATATTAACATCATTTAGTTTTTTTCATTGTTTTTAAATATAAACTCTAACCAAAATCATTTAGCACCTATTGGAAAAGATCTCTCACTTCACCTCGTAGAAATGATGAGAAAGCGTATGCATATCTCATGAACCAATAATAAACACATGTTGTAAGAAAGTTTGCAAAGTTCACTTCGTAAGAAATTGCTGAAAATAGACTTTGCTTGAAAGTTTCAATTGAGTCAATTAAGTGACTTGAACTTCAAGAATATTCTTTTAGAGGTCGTGATGATTTCAAGACATCAAACAATCGTGGAAACGTTTTAGAATTATTGAGTTTCATAGCTTCTTATAGCGATAATGTAGTAGAAGTTTTTAATAAAGCTTCACAAAATGCCTCATATACATCACCAACAACGcaaaaataaattttgcatgTTTTGACATCTAAAGTGAAGAACGCAATTTGTGAAGAAATTGGTGATGCAAATTTTCGTATAATAGTTGACGAGGCACGAGAAGAATCTAAAAAAGAACAAATGTAAATTGTTTTGAGATTTGTTGACAAAGATGACTATGTGCAAGAGT from the Humulus lupulus chromosome X, drHumLupu1.1, whole genome shotgun sequence genome contains:
- the LOC133803335 gene encoding uncharacterized protein LOC133803335, which codes for MAHAHFRSQFGDTTFTKVFVGGLAWETPTDEMHRYFEQFGEILEAVIITDKNTGKSKGYGFVTFREPESARRACANPNPVIDGRRANCNIASLGRPRPSPPRGRNNQGGSPFQGGSPQGAVPTYSGVPAPLPPPPPPPSLIYQPYGYPTYTPADYGYQQALYNTQYQQAQYYNQLYGTSSSSAMNAPYYYGYSFQPQPQPAQPTRGPSFSTLPPPQQQQRMAAGPPSYLYYPAHMEANASSYSGYPNQSSLLQPRHPFASSPTDSQSQQHASTETEAGVNSSESPNNT